The following are encoded together in the Arcobacter aquimarinus genome:
- a CDS encoding FeoB-associated Cys-rich membrane protein — protein sequence MENIFLGIITVAALFYLYTKLFKNKGCGCGKEGSCKVDEK from the coding sequence ATGGAAAATATATTTTTAGGTATCATCACTGTTGCAGCACTCTTTTATCTTTATACAAAATTATTTAAAAATAAAGGTTGTGGATGTGGAAAAGAAGGAAGCTGTAAAGTAGATGAAAAATAA
- a CDS encoding ATP-binding cassette domain-containing protein, with the protein MKNNEFIIEIKNLSHFFGKKKIYENLNLNIKKGSVFAFLGKNGVGKSTLINILMGYIKPKNGECLIFKEPSFNLSIQAKEKIALLHEGFTTYDFMNIKQIEQFFKPFYPKWKSKIFYDLVDLMGLNYNQKISTLSFGQKSQVVLGLIFAQDAELLILDDYSMGLDAGYRKLFIDYLKDYVKNSDKTVLITSHIMSDLVDLIDDIAIIQKGGDVYQDSMKDFIENFRCYEVELNEMFEKKDIHRVEIHKDYKKIYTFEKLENLKELNVDFEDRFLGFVGKY; encoded by the coding sequence ATGAAAAATAACGAGTTCATAATAGAAATAAAAAATCTTTCACACTTTTTTGGCAAAAAGAAAATTTATGAAAATCTAAATTTAAATATAAAAAAAGGTTCTGTATTTGCATTTTTAGGAAAAAATGGAGTTGGTAAATCAACTTTAATAAATATATTAATGGGATATATAAAACCTAAAAATGGTGAATGTTTGATTTTCAAAGAGCCTTCTTTTAATCTTAGTATTCAAGCAAAAGAAAAAATTGCCCTTTTACACGAGGGATTTACAACTTATGATTTTATGAATATAAAACAAATAGAACAATTTTTTAAACCATTTTATCCAAAATGGAAAAGTAAAATTTTTTATGATTTAGTTGATTTAATGGGGTTAAATTACAATCAAAAAATTTCTACTTTATCTTTTGGACAAAAATCTCAGGTAGTCTTAGGTTTGATTTTTGCCCAAGATGCAGAACTTTTAATACTTGATGATTACTCTATGGGTTTAGATGCGGGATACAGAAAACTTTTTATTGATTATTTAAAAGATTATGTAAAAAATAGTGATAAAACTGTTTTGATAACTTCTCATATTATGAGTGATTTGGTTGATTTAATTGATGATATTGCAATTATTCAAAAAGGTGGCGATGTTTATCAAGATAGTATGAAAGATTTTATAGAAAATTTCAGATGTTATGAAGTTGAGTTAAATGAGATGTTTGAAAAAAAAGATATTCATAGAGTTGAAATTCATAAAGATTATAAAAAAATTTATACCTTTGAAAAACTTGAGAATTTAAAAGAGTTAAATGTGGATTTCGAAGATAGATTTTTAGGTTTTGTAGGGAAATATTAA